The following are encoded together in the Chloroherpetonaceae bacterium genome:
- the glmM gene encoding phosphoglucosamine mutase, whose product MSLMVSVSGIRGIVGESLTPSLLLDYTQAFAAWLYEQKSSGKLDLQVGVPKVVIGRDTRPTGQAILDFVQSVLVQCGCNVINLGVATTPTVEVAVIAEHADGGIIISASHNPLEWNALKLLNRSGEFLTPAEGARVQALAASQQCVTARWNQFGIAVSNAGYSDLHIQKTLSLSIIDTKKIAARRYRVLVDAVNGAGSSIVPMLCERLGAAEVIKVACNGSGIFPRPPEPIEENLKETQALVAYHHADIGIVVDPDVDRVCFICEDGSLFGEEYTLVACADFYLHHRKGPVVNNLSSSLALRSVAAKHGVKCYSAKVGEANVIEVMKQVGAVIGGEGNGGVILPELHYGRDALVGIALFLQAFAEYQADSPSKKLSDFKRTFPEYHIVKHKLSFPSGADIQQAFAHLISASPNARVITDDGLKLEFEHAWVHLRKSNTEPIVRIYAEAPTRLEAEALAQRYSGMLQSLVS is encoded by the coding sequence ATGAGCTTAATGGTTAGCGTGTCGGGCATTCGTGGCATTGTCGGCGAAAGCCTGACGCCAAGTCTCCTATTGGATTATACCCAAGCTTTTGCCGCATGGCTCTATGAGCAGAAAAGTAGCGGCAAACTGGATTTGCAAGTCGGAGTGCCGAAGGTCGTCATCGGGCGCGATACGCGCCCAACTGGGCAAGCAATCCTTGACTTTGTGCAAAGTGTGCTGGTGCAGTGTGGGTGCAATGTAATCAATTTGGGCGTGGCAACCACGCCGACAGTTGAAGTGGCAGTGATAGCAGAACACGCCGACGGAGGAATAATTATTTCTGCTTCACACAATCCGCTGGAGTGGAATGCGCTTAAGCTGCTGAACCGCTCAGGCGAGTTTCTGACACCCGCTGAAGGAGCGCGTGTGCAAGCGCTGGCAGCCAGTCAGCAGTGCGTAACGGCACGCTGGAATCAGTTTGGCATTGCCGTATCCAACGCTGGGTATAGTGACTTGCACATTCAAAAAACACTCTCACTGTCCATCATTGACACGAAAAAAATTGCTGCGCGCCGCTATAGGGTGCTGGTTGATGCGGTCAATGGCGCAGGCTCAAGCATTGTCCCAATGCTGTGTGAGCGATTAGGTGCAGCAGAGGTCATCAAAGTGGCTTGCAACGGCAGTGGCATCTTTCCACGACCACCTGAACCAATTGAAGAGAACCTAAAAGAGACACAAGCACTGGTAGCGTATCACCATGCAGATATTGGTATTGTGGTAGATCCCGATGTTGACCGAGTGTGTTTTATCTGCGAAGATGGGTCGCTGTTTGGAGAAGAATACACACTGGTGGCCTGCGCAGATTTTTATCTCCATCACAGAAAAGGACCAGTGGTGAATAATCTATCCAGCAGTTTGGCGCTGCGCAGCGTTGCAGCAAAGCACGGTGTAAAGTGTTACAGTGCGAAAGTCGGGGAGGCAAATGTAATTGAAGTAATGAAGCAGGTAGGGGCGGTTATTGGCGGAGAAGGCAACGGCGGGGTGATTTTGCCTGAGCTACACTACGGCCGCGATGCCTTAGTGGGCATTGCACTCTTTTTGCAAGCTTTCGCTGAATATCAAGCTGATTCGCCGTCTAAGAAACTCTCAGACTTCAAGCGCACCTTCCCAGAATATCATATCGTTAAGCACAAGCTTTCATTTCCAAGCGGTGCGGATATTCAGCAGGCGTTTGCCCATCTGATTTCAGCCTCCCCAAATGCAAGGGTGATTACAGATGATGGGCTAAAGCTGGAATTTGAGCACGCATGGGTGCATCTTAGGAAGTCTAACACCGAACCTATTGTGCGCATTTATGCAGAAGCACCGACCCGACTGGAAGCAGAAGCGCTCGCACAACGATATAGCGGAATGCTCCAAAGCCTTGTATCATAA
- a CDS encoding DUF92 domain-containing protein, protein MQKPSEHDISTSLGSMTLGSPLTEDVPAFLTALGLIVGLIAVCELLKKLLHIPAKVTRKIVHIGTAIFVFFSPYFFQSNFFPALIPAAFIPFNLLAVRFGWLQSLHGEERASASDLSRNYGTVYFPIAFLLLTLLCWGKNVWMMQTAMLVLGLGDSAAAIVGENIKNPHQYKFATVKSLEGSLTMFIVSFATIYLCLLFFMPNVPKLQVLDSGSVLGFAIALALIATATESLLSGGADNLFVPLAVAYPLAIIEIQGPEIVPNIILGVAISGFVARASLSLKFLTASGSTATFLLASNIFSMGGWVWTVPIMTFFVLSSILSKIGKAQKKKYDLIFEKGSQRDMAQVFANGGVGWLLMIWYSFVTDEALREVIYIGYLGTIAAVQADTWATEIGTMVRNPKPVSILTFKPVPAGTSGGITFLGTMGGLLGAIVICASAWLSNFEKMEKLGLIYSFALVGGSGLFASLVDSLLGATMQAQYYDPIRQKITERTHSRREDGTIIENELQRGYRWMDNDLVNFICGITGAGLAILFK, encoded by the coding sequence TTGCAAAAACCATCTGAACACGACATTTCAACATCGCTTGGAAGTATGACGCTTGGCTCACCGCTTACCGAAGATGTGCCAGCATTTTTGACTGCGCTGGGTCTCATCGTCGGTCTTATTGCAGTGTGCGAATTGCTCAAAAAACTGCTTCATATTCCTGCCAAAGTCACGCGAAAAATCGTGCATATCGGCACTGCAATCTTCGTGTTTTTTTCGCCGTACTTTTTTCAGTCCAACTTTTTTCCTGCACTGATTCCTGCTGCTTTCATTCCGTTTAACTTGCTAGCGGTCCGCTTTGGCTGGTTGCAGTCGCTGCACGGCGAAGAGAGAGCGTCGGCCAGCGACCTGTCACGCAATTACGGCACAGTGTATTTTCCAATTGCATTTCTACTGCTCACGCTGCTTTGCTGGGGAAAAAATGTTTGGATGATGCAGACCGCTATGCTGGTTTTAGGCTTGGGTGATTCTGCTGCAGCCATTGTGGGTGAGAATATCAAAAACCCGCACCAGTATAAGTTTGCAACGGTCAAGTCCCTTGAAGGGTCGCTGACCATGTTCATTGTGAGTTTTGCGACGATTTACCTTTGTTTGCTTTTCTTTATGCCAAATGTGCCGAAGTTGCAAGTCTTGGACAGTGGCAGCGTGTTAGGGTTTGCAATTGCACTTGCGCTTATTGCAACGGCAACTGAGTCCTTACTTTCAGGTGGCGCAGATAACCTCTTTGTGCCGCTGGCTGTCGCCTACCCGCTAGCAATTATAGAAATTCAGGGTCCTGAGATTGTGCCAAATATCATTTTGGGCGTTGCAATTTCAGGGTTTGTGGCACGTGCTTCACTGAGCCTCAAATTCCTCACTGCCAGCGGTTCTACGGCTACCTTTCTTTTGGCGTCTAACATTTTTAGTATGGGCGGTTGGGTCTGGACTGTGCCGATTATGACCTTTTTTGTGCTCTCCTCAATTCTCTCCAAAATTGGCAAGGCGCAAAAGAAAAAATACGACCTCATCTTTGAAAAAGGCTCTCAGCGCGATATGGCGCAAGTTTTCGCCAATGGCGGTGTCGGCTGGCTGCTGATGATTTGGTATTCCTTTGTAACCGACGAAGCCCTACGCGAAGTGATTTACATTGGCTACCTTGGCACTATCGCTGCTGTGCAAGCCGATACATGGGCTACCGAAATTGGCACGATGGTGCGCAATCCTAAACCTGTCTCAATTCTAACCTTCAAGCCTGTTCCTGCGGGCACATCGGGCGGCATTACTTTTCTTGGCACAATGGGAGGGCTTTTAGGCGCTATTGTCATTTGTGCCAGCGCTTGGCTTTCAAACTTCGAGAAGATGGAAAAATTAGGCCTCATTTATTCCTTTGCATTGGTTGGGGGGTCTGGGCTGTTTGCCAGTCTCGTTGATAGCCTTTTAGGCGCTACCATGCAAGCGCAATACTACGACCCCATTCGCCAGAAAATCACGGAACGCACGCATAGCCGCCGAGAAGATGGCACCATCATTGAAAATGAACTGCAACGCGGATACCGCTGGATGGATAACGACCTTGTGAATTTCATCTGCGGCATAACGGGCGCAGGCCTGGCCATTCTGTTCAAGTAG
- a CDS encoding ABC transporter permease translates to MLELASIFLLQVLRIAMPYLLASLGATYSERSGVINLAVEGLMLFGAFGAVIGQYYAGSAVWGVLFAISVGALVAALHGFITITLKANQIVSGIAINILAVGVTKFSLKLLFGSASNSERIAGIDVPTPLLNPIVIAAVALVILSHFVFYHTAFGLRLRATGESAETVDSLGISVSAMRYSGVLISGALAALAGAYLAFEQHSFTDGMTAGRGYIAIAAMIIGRWTPLGAAAASLFFAATEALQLNLQSETLPTQLVQALPYLITLAALVGFIGKSTPPKEIGKPYRK, encoded by the coding sequence ATGCTTGAACTTGCGTCTATCTTTCTCCTTCAAGTTCTGCGGATTGCGATGCCGTATTTACTTGCTTCATTAGGAGCGACCTACTCGGAACGGAGTGGCGTGATTAACTTGGCGGTAGAAGGTCTAATGTTATTCGGTGCATTTGGTGCAGTGATTGGGCAATACTACGCTGGTTCTGCTGTATGGGGCGTGCTTTTTGCAATCAGCGTCGGTGCACTGGTTGCAGCGCTGCACGGCTTCATTACTATTACGCTCAAGGCAAACCAAATCGTCAGCGGCATTGCTATTAACATTCTTGCCGTAGGGGTGACCAAGTTCTCGCTAAAATTGCTCTTCGGCAGCGCCTCCAATTCAGAGCGCATTGCAGGGATTGATGTGCCCACACCGCTTCTCAATCCGATTGTGATTGCTGCTGTCGCACTGGTGATACTTTCTCACTTCGTATTCTACCACACTGCGTTTGGCTTGCGCTTGCGTGCTACTGGCGAGAGCGCAGAAACCGTTGACTCTCTGGGAATTTCAGTTAGCGCAATGCGTTACAGCGGTGTGTTGATTTCAGGCGCGTTGGCTGCGCTGGCTGGCGCATACCTTGCCTTTGAGCAACACAGCTTCACAGATGGAATGACCGCTGGGCGTGGCTACATTGCAATTGCTGCGATGATTATTGGACGCTGGACGCCGCTCGGTGCTGCAGCTGCCAGCCTTTTCTTTGCTGCCACTGAAGCCTTGCAACTGAACCTTCAGAGTGAAACGCTGCCGACGCAACTGGTGCAAGCACTGCCTTATCTCATCACGCTGGCTGCACTGGTTGGCTTTATTGGTAAATCCACTCCACCGAAAGAAATTGGCAAGCCCTACCGTAAGTAG